Proteins from one Coturnix japonica isolate 7356 chromosome 5, Coturnix japonica 2.1, whole genome shotgun sequence genomic window:
- the SVIP gene encoding small VCP/p97-interacting protein has protein sequence MGLCLPCMGGAVKDVVETPDPEIKRRQLAEAAEKRQMEASSRGIKNISSVEQKKKKQEEIEKRMAASGPVGEGGLRWQVG, from the exons ATGGGGCTGTGCTTGCCCTGCATGGGGGGAGCCGTCAAGGACGTGGTGGAGACGCCCGACCCG gaaataaaaagaagacagCTTGCAGAAGCTGCTGAGAAGAGGCAGATGGAG GCTTCTTCTCGAGGTATTAAGAACATTTCTTCTgtagagcaaaagaaaaagaagcaggaagaaatagaaaaaagaatggCAGCTTCAGGTCCTGTAGGAGAAGGAGGCCTGAGA TGGCAGGTTGGATAA